The Obesumbacterium proteus DNA window AAGGTGACGGCCATAATCGAAAACGGCGAACAGTTTTCTACCGACAGCAGCCACGCGATGCGATGCACCAAGACGCGCGTCTTGCCGCTTCCGGCTCCAGCCAGCACCAGAAGGTTACTGCGTGGCGCAGCAACGGCTTCGCGTTGTTTATCGTTAAGGCTGTTGAGCAGATCGGAAACGTCCATAGGCACCGTTTTAAAATGGGGAAACAGACGCGTCGCTAAACGCAATACGTCTTTTTCACTGGGAATTTATACAGATTATTGGAGATTATATCAGCGCGGTGAGCGAATCCAACCGTGAAATCTCAACGTGAGGTAACAAACGGCTATCTGAAGCGGTTGTTAGGCTGCGCTCACGGTCGTTGATCCAGCAGGCCTGCATGCCGCAGCGCACGGCTCCCGCCACGTCAGTGGTGAGGTCATCACCCACATGCAGAATATTTCCCATGGGAACGTTTAAGCGCTGCTGAGCGGCACAATACATGTCGTTGTAAGGCTTGGCGCGTCCGTCAGGGCCTGAGCGCAATATAAACGCAAAATAGTCCGCTAAACCAAACAGGTTCGGATCCGCATTACCGTTGGTAATTGCCGCCAAGGGCGCTTTTTCCGCTAACGCTTGCAGCGTCTTATGCGTAGACTCCGGCACCGTGATTTGGCTACGCCAGTAGGCGAAGTTTTCCATCGCAGAATCTGCACCGGCGCTAGCTTGGGCGTGGTTAAAACCGTTTCGCGTTAACGCCAGATGCACAGCCTGCCAGCGCCAGGCGGTGACGTCGTGGTAAATTTCAGGATTTTCAGACCGTAATTCGGCTCGCAGGCGTTGCCAGTCGGGGCTTTGCCAATCACGCAATGGTTCAAAGTTTTGCTGTAAAATGCCAGAGACTCCCGCTCGGTACGCATAATCACGGGGTGATTATCATAAAGCGTATCGTCCAGATCGAAGGTAAAAGCCCCGATCGCGTTGAGCGGGCGATAGAAATGAAGCGTCGAGCACATCAGGATTTTCCTCGTTTCGCGCGTGGATGCGCTGCATCATACACCTTCGCCAAATGTTGGAAATCGAGGTGGGTATAGATTTGGGTGGTAGTCAGATTCGCATGACCCAGCAGTTCTTGCACTGCGCGCAGATCGCCACTGGATTCAAGCATATGCGTTGCAAAAGAGTGACGGAGCTTATGCGGGTTAATATGGCTGGTTACGCCTTGTTTAACGCCCCATTCAGCAAAGCGCTTTTGCACGCTTCGCACCGAAATTCGCTTACCCAGCTTAGACACAAAAACGGCGTCATCCACCGGATCGTAAATCTCGCGCAGTGGCAGCCACTGTTCCAGCCAATGAATGGCAGTACGTCCAATCGGCAGCTTTCGCTCTTTGCTCCCTTTCCCCATCACCCACACTTCGCCCGAAGCCATATTCATGTGGCGGCAGTCTAATCCCACCAGCTCAGAAAGACGCAGACCCGCGCCATACATCACTTCCAGCATGGTACGGTCGCGCACGGCAAGGGGATCGCTAGCATCTATGTCGAGCAGACGGTTTACGTCATCAACGTCGAGATTTTTGGGTAAGTGACGAGCCTGCTTAGGTGCACTAATGCCTTTCGCCGGATTAACCGACATCACACCTTGGCTCACCTGCCAATCGATAAAGCTACGTAACGCCGACAAACGCAGGGCAAGGCTTGCCGCCTCAAGGCCTTTTCGCTTGCTACGCGCGGTAATCATACGCACTTGGGTTGCATCGAGTTGCCGCCAATCGCGTAAACCTGCGGGGGCAACAATCTCAATAATGGCAGTCAGCTGATGATGATAGCTTTCGATGGTGTGCGGGCTGAACTGACGCTCAACGCGCAAAAAGCGCAGGAATGCCTCAACCGGCAGTTCCAGCGCCTGAGTATCACTGCTCATTGGCGTTCAATCCAACGGCTGATTAGCCCCGGCATCAGCAATGCGAGCTGATCCAGCAACACGGTGCCTTGGCCTTGCTGATAGTGATGGCTATCGCGGCTGCTGAAGATAATCAGACCTAAGTCGCCAAACTCGCCCATCAAGGAAAGCGCGACCGAGCCAACCATTTTCGCCTGAGGCAAAACCAACAATAGCTCGGGGCCATTCAGGGTGCCGAGATAGTGGTTTTGGTTCCCCAACCGCTGAATTCGCATCATTTCGAATTCATTGCGCGACAAAGCCAAATGCGCAAAGTCAGAAGGCGCATTCAGATACCATTTGTCGCTAAACAAACGAATATTGGCACCGGCTAACCCAAGAGAACGTGCCCAGCGGTTAAACCGTTGGAGAAAATCAGCGAGGCTTTCTGCGCCCGCAAGATGCCCTTGCAGCTCAAGCAGGCGATTAAACAGAACTTCATTGGCGCTGGCCTGCTCCATCAGCAGCGTGATCTCTTCTTCCAAATTGAAAATGTGCTGACGTTGTCGGTTCAGTTGCCATTCAACTAATGAAACAGCACCACGCACCGGATGAGGGATCTGCATCTGCTCAACATTGCGTGCATTACGAATGAAGAAATCAGGATTCTGTTGCAGATACTCCATCACCTGCGCGTCACTTAGCGC harbors:
- a CDS encoding DUF484 domain-containing protein, with amino-acid sequence MSDIEDRVLDNLALSDAQVMEYLQQNPDFFIRNARNVEQMQIPHPVRGAVSLVEWQLNRQRQHIFNLEEEITLLMEQASANEVLFNRLLELQGHLAGAESLADFLQRFNRWARSLGLAGANIRLFSDKWYLNAPSDFAHLALSRNEFEMMRIQRLGNQNHYLGTLNGPELLLVLPQAKMVGSVALSLMGEFGDLGLIIFSSRDSHHYQQGQGTVLLDQLALLMPGLISRWIERQ
- the xerC gene encoding tyrosine recombinase XerC yields the protein MSSDTQALELPVEAFLRFLRVERQFSPHTIESYHHQLTAIIEIVAPAGLRDWRQLDATQVRMITARSKRKGLEAASLALRLSALRSFIDWQVSQGVMSVNPAKGISAPKQARHLPKNLDVDDVNRLLDIDASDPLAVRDRTMLEVMYGAGLRLSELVGLDCRHMNMASGEVWVMGKGSKERKLPIGRTAIHWLEQWLPLREIYDPVDDAVFVSKLGKRISVRSVQKRFAEWGVKQGVTSHINPHKLRHSFATHMLESSGDLRAVQELLGHANLTTTQIYTHLDFQHLAKVYDAAHPRAKRGKS